The Rhizobium sp. BT03 genome has a window encoding:
- a CDS encoding carbohydrate ABC transporter permease: protein MSTVATTDPVLTPGQATPISLRGRLQDALPKIVLAPSFVITLIFVYGFIVWTAYLSFTNSKTFPSYALTGPRAYQRLWRWTFESDPPSSWYTSITNMAIFGFLYVGICLALGLLLAILLDQKIRGEGLLRPIFLYPMALSFIVTGVAWKWFLDPGLGLEQTLHHFGWTSFHFDWIKNKDFVIYTVVIAGVWQASGFVMAMFLAGLRGIDGEIMKAAQIDGASPFQLYRRIVIPLLRPIFLSAFIVLAHMAIKSYDLVVALTSGGPGGSAWLPSNFMYEYTFKRNEMAVGSASAIIMLMTISAIIVPYLYSELKEKAR from the coding sequence ATGAGCACAGTTGCCACAACCGATCCGGTTCTGACCCCCGGCCAAGCGACGCCGATCTCGCTCAGGGGCCGGCTGCAGGATGCGCTGCCGAAGATCGTGCTGGCGCCGAGCTTCGTCATCACCCTCATCTTCGTCTACGGCTTCATCGTCTGGACGGCCTATCTGTCGTTCACCAATTCCAAGACCTTTCCGTCTTATGCGCTGACGGGGCCACGCGCCTATCAGCGGCTGTGGCGCTGGACCTTCGAGAGCGACCCGCCGTCCTCCTGGTACACCTCGATCACCAACATGGCGATCTTCGGCTTTCTCTATGTCGGCATCTGCCTGGCGCTCGGCCTGCTGCTGGCCATCCTGCTCGACCAGAAGATCCGCGGCGAGGGGTTGCTCAGGCCGATCTTCCTCTATCCGATGGCGCTCTCCTTCATCGTGACAGGCGTTGCGTGGAAATGGTTCCTCGATCCCGGCCTCGGGCTCGAACAGACGCTGCACCACTTCGGCTGGACGAGCTTCCACTTCGACTGGATCAAGAACAAGGACTTCGTCATCTACACCGTCGTCATTGCCGGTGTCTGGCAGGCGTCGGGCTTCGTCATGGCGATGTTCCTGGCAGGCCTTCGCGGCATCGACGGCGAGATCATGAAGGCGGCGCAGATCGACGGCGCTTCGCCCTTCCAGCTTTATCGCCGCATCGTCATTCCGCTCTTGCGGCCGATCTTTCTCTCCGCCTTCATCGTGCTCGCCCATATGGCGATCAAGTCCTACGACCTTGTCGTGGCGCTGACCTCGGGCGGGCCGGGCGGCTCGGCCTGGCTGCCGTCCAACTTCATGTATGAATACACCTTCAAGCGCAACGAGA